A stretch of the Planctomycetota bacterium genome encodes the following:
- a CDS encoding anti-sigma factor, with the protein MTASGREPDPARDDALPHDASPTAETTAALDALFAEVEGARMPAEVADRVGRAMQLELAGAAPRGNSGGWPGRKAVVAFIAGGVLLAAAAAAFFAISAALDNTTDQDRFVRRHADATEFTLRQPGGPNGGFTCGSVIWSTEAGQGVVFLPTLPVNARKSGRYTLWARAPDGVHRLHTFDLREPETEMIAVPPRPDDPAALDGVDAFFVTLAPQFSPFREADVVAQSVDP; encoded by the coding sequence ATGACCGCGTCCGGCCGCGAGCCCGACCCGGCGCGCGACGACGCGCTGCCCCATGACGCCAGCCCCACCGCGGAGACTACCGCCGCCCTCGACGCACTCTTCGCCGAGGTGGAGGGCGCGCGGATGCCCGCCGAGGTCGCCGATCGCGTCGGTCGCGCGATGCAGCTCGAACTCGCCGGCGCTGCGCCCCGCGGCAACAGCGGTGGCTGGCCCGGCCGCAAGGCCGTCGTCGCGTTCATCGCCGGCGGCGTACTCCTGGCAGCGGCCGCCGCGGCCTTCTTCGCGATCTCGGCCGCGCTCGACAACACGACCGACCAGGACCGGTTCGTGCGGCGGCACGCCGACGCCACCGAGTTCACGCTCCGGCAGCCCGGCGGGCCCAATGGCGGCTTTACGTGCGGCTCGGTCATCTGGTCGACAGAGGCCGGCCAGGGCGTGGTGTTCTTGCCCACGCTGCCCGTCAACGCCCGCAAGTCGGGCCGCTACACGCTGTGGGCCCGTGCCCCCGATGGCGTGCACCGCCTGCACACCTTCGATCTGCGCGAGCCCGAGACCGAGATGATCGCCGTCCCGCCGCGCCCGGACGATCCGGCTGCGCTCGATGGCGTCGACGCGTTCTTCGTGACCCTGGCGCCACAGTTCTCGCCATTCCGCGAGGCGGACGTCGTCGCGCAGTCCGTCGATCCATAA
- the tig gene encoding trigger factor yields MADSTATATAEQRVLHKVDVADSGPSRKRLSIEIAAETVDRRLHESVDTLAEQAELPGFRRGHVPRQLIQKRFGTELRNEARDQLVTQAYQQAIEETGLKVVGDPFGANLQEIEVRAGEPLSFGLDVEVLPEFELPKVDGLDLKKPIIEIDDARVDEEVEKICLNEGSLESHESSEAGDYLTGNARMIDGEGTEHYNIEGAVVQVPTGKGDDGQKGMILGVLVDDFATQIGTPKVGDTKTVTTKGPETHEVEALRGKDLTVTFEVSSIDKIIPLAVDELVARFGMSGEDELKQQLRSRLEQRAEVQQRTALRQQVAKHLLESVDFPLPERMTAQQAARAMERRRMELLYRGMDQAEIEKHVAELRAASAQDAQQNLKLFFVLSRVAEEHGVVVSEQEVRGRIAQMAFERGSRPEQFEQELAKSGQIQSVAQQVREHKTLDSIIEKANVKDVPLDEFNAQAAATETA; encoded by the coding sequence ATGGCCGACAGCACGGCAACCGCGACCGCTGAGCAGCGGGTCCTTCACAAGGTCGACGTGGCCGACAGCGGCCCCAGCCGCAAGCGGCTGAGCATCGAGATCGCCGCCGAGACGGTGGATCGCCGGCTGCACGAGTCGGTCGACACGCTGGCCGAGCAGGCCGAACTGCCCGGCTTCCGCCGCGGGCACGTGCCGCGGCAGCTCATCCAGAAGCGTTTCGGCACCGAGCTGCGCAACGAGGCCCGCGACCAGCTGGTGACGCAGGCCTACCAGCAGGCCATCGAGGAGACCGGGCTCAAGGTCGTGGGTGATCCCTTCGGCGCCAACCTCCAGGAGATCGAGGTCCGGGCGGGCGAGCCGCTGAGCTTCGGCCTCGACGTCGAGGTGCTGCCCGAGTTCGAGCTGCCCAAGGTGGACGGGCTGGACCTCAAGAAGCCCATCATCGAGATCGACGATGCCCGCGTGGACGAGGAGGTCGAGAAGATCTGCCTCAACGAGGGCAGCCTCGAGAGCCACGAGTCGTCCGAGGCGGGCGACTACCTGACCGGCAACGCACGCATGATCGATGGCGAGGGCACCGAGCACTACAACATCGAGGGAGCCGTGGTGCAGGTGCCCACGGGCAAGGGCGATGACGGCCAGAAGGGCATGATCCTCGGCGTGCTCGTCGACGACTTCGCCACGCAGATCGGCACGCCCAAGGTCGGCGACACCAAGACCGTGACTACCAAGGGCCCCGAGACCCACGAGGTCGAGGCGCTGCGGGGCAAGGACCTGACGGTCACCTTCGAGGTCTCGAGCATCGACAAGATCATCCCGCTGGCCGTCGATGAGCTGGTGGCCCGCTTCGGCATGTCGGGCGAGGACGAGCTCAAGCAGCAGCTCCGCAGCCGCCTGGAGCAGCGTGCGGAGGTGCAGCAGCGGACCGCTCTCCGCCAGCAGGTCGCCAAGCACCTGCTCGAGAGCGTGGACTTCCCGCTGCCCGAGCGGATGACGGCGCAGCAGGCCGCCCGCGCCATGGAGCGCCGCCGCATGGAACTGCTCTACCGCGGCATGGACCAGGCCGAGATCGAGAAGCACGTGGCCGAGCTGCGGGCCGCCTCGGCCCAGGACGCCCAGCAGAACCTCAAGCTCTTCTTCGTGCTCAGCCGCGTGGCCGAGGAGCACGGCGTGGTGGTGTCCGAGCAGGAGGTCCGCGGCCGGATCGCGCAGATGGCCTTCGAGCGTGGCTCGCGTCCCGAGCAGTTCGAGCAGGAGCTGGCCAAGTCGGGCCAGATCCAGAGCGTGGCCCAGCAGGTCCGCGAGCACAAGACGCTCGACTCGATCATCGAGAAGGCCAACGTCAAGGACGTGCCGCTCGACGAATTCAACGCCCAGGCGGCCGCCACCGAGACGGCCTAG
- a CDS encoding sigma-70 family RNA polymerase sigma factor, which translates to MTAPAPQPDPVLPLVARGEAGAADALLERYGGLVWSLACRMTATREEAEDAVQEIFVEVVRSSRRFDPAVAGEATFVAMIARRRLVDHLRRRSRRIDAEPLAELHESDGSIAGGVALPDEDHRQHLSEEARRALAAMDRLSDAQRHVILLSAYRGLSHERIAAATGMPLGTVKAHIRRGMLRLRELLGAESAGRSAP; encoded by the coding sequence ATGACCGCTCCAGCCCCCCAGCCGGATCCCGTTCTCCCCCTGGTCGCACGAGGCGAAGCCGGGGCGGCCGATGCGTTGCTGGAACGGTACGGGGGGCTGGTCTGGTCGCTGGCGTGCAGGATGACCGCCACCCGAGAAGAGGCCGAGGACGCCGTGCAGGAGATCTTCGTCGAGGTCGTTCGCAGCAGCCGCCGGTTCGATCCGGCGGTCGCCGGCGAGGCGACCTTCGTCGCGATGATCGCCCGCCGCCGGCTGGTCGATCACCTGCGTCGCCGCTCGCGGCGCATCGACGCCGAACCCCTGGCCGAGCTCCACGAATCCGACGGTTCGATCGCCGGCGGCGTCGCGCTGCCGGACGAGGATCACCGGCAGCACCTCTCGGAAGAGGCCCGCCGAGCGCTGGCCGCGATGGATCGGCTCTCGGATGCGCAGCGGCACGTGATCCTGCTGTCGGCCTACCGCGGCCTGAGCCACGAGCGGATTGCGGCGGCCACCGGAATGCCGCTGGGCACCGTCAAGGCCCACATCCGCCGCGGCATGCTCCGCCTCCGAGAGCTGCTCGGGGCCGAATCGGCCGGGAGGTCGGCACCATGA
- a CDS encoding fumarylacetoacetate hydrolase family protein: MQFIRHRGMVAVEAAAGPLPIRWIVAVGRNYADHAKEMSSGAPVEPPAHPTVFAKSPASAILHGEDIVIPYACLDEATGGEQVDYEAELAVVVGRDAKDVAAGDALDHVLGYCCANDVSARWWQKHGAGGQFVRGKSFDTFCPLGPRLTPTGDAPDPQSLAITCRLNGEVMQHAHTSDMIFPVAEVIARLSQGATLPAGTVILTGTPSGVGAARTPPRFLRDGDVVEVEIEGLGTLRNGVRVES; encoded by the coding sequence ATGCAGTTCATTCGACATCGCGGCATGGTCGCGGTCGAGGCGGCGGCCGGCCCGCTGCCCATCCGCTGGATCGTCGCCGTTGGCCGCAACTACGCGGACCACGCGAAGGAGATGTCGAGCGGTGCACCGGTCGAACCGCCCGCGCACCCGACGGTGTTCGCCAAGAGCCCGGCGTCGGCCATCCTCCACGGCGAGGACATCGTCATCCCCTACGCCTGCCTCGATGAGGCCACGGGCGGCGAGCAGGTCGACTACGAGGCCGAACTTGCCGTGGTGGTCGGCCGCGACGCGAAGGACGTGGCCGCCGGCGACGCGCTCGACCACGTCCTGGGCTACTGCTGCGCCAACGACGTCTCCGCCCGCTGGTGGCAGAAGCACGGCGCGGGCGGCCAGTTCGTCCGCGGCAAGAGCTTCGACACGTTCTGCCCGCTCGGCCCGCGGCTTACGCCCACGGGCGACGCGCCCGATCCGCAGTCGCTTGCGATTACCTGCCGCCTCAACGGCGAGGTCATGCAGCACGCGCACACCTCGGACATGATCTTCCCGGTCGCCGAGGTGATCGCGCGGCTCAGCCAGGGCGCCACGCTGCCAGCGGGCACCGTGATCCTGACCGGCACGCCCTCGGGTGTCGGCGCCGCCCGCACGCCGCCGCGCTTCCTGCGGGACGGCGACGTGGTCGAAGTCGAGATCGAGGGGCTGGGCACGCTGCGAAACGGCGTGCGCGTCGAATCGTGA
- a CDS encoding iron chelate uptake ABC transporter family permease subunit produces MRVRVALPMLLAVLVAALGLRLVVAPGGLGLPTSGDVLQLRVDRALAAVVVGAALAGAGVALQAMLRNPLASPDLLGMSAGAVLAVTVVQAVAPGQGREAPAALAGAVGALGLVLLLGRRRGAIEPITLILVGVALAIGLASLAAAVQAMLPPDARPEGAWLFGSIIDDLAPWQRWGGLAIAIAGVAWIAARARALDAASMGEDESRSAGVPLERLRLEMVLVAGVLTAVAVLLAGPIAFLGLVCPHLARLTLGPRHLPLVIGAAAAGATLMLLADAGSRALPLQAGRLPTGVVVAVLAAPALVLILRAEATRPG; encoded by the coding sequence ATGCGGGTTCGCGTGGCCTTGCCCATGCTGCTGGCGGTGCTGGTCGCGGCCCTCGGCCTGCGGCTGGTGGTTGCGCCGGGGGGGCTGGGGCTGCCCACATCGGGCGACGTGCTGCAGCTCCGCGTCGATCGCGCCCTGGCGGCGGTCGTCGTCGGCGCGGCGCTGGCGGGCGCGGGCGTGGCGCTGCAGGCGATGCTCCGCAACCCGCTGGCTTCGCCCGACCTGCTGGGCATGTCCGCCGGTGCGGTCCTGGCGGTCACGGTCGTGCAGGCCGTCGCGCCGGGCCAGGGCCGGGAGGCTCCCGCGGCTCTCGCCGGTGCGGTGGGGGCGCTCGGCCTCGTGCTGCTGCTCGGCCGCCGCCGCGGGGCCATCGAGCCCATCACGCTGATCCTGGTCGGCGTGGCGCTGGCCATCGGGCTGGCGTCGCTGGCCGCTGCCGTCCAGGCCATGCTGCCACCCGACGCCCGGCCCGAGGGCGCGTGGCTGTTCGGATCGATCATCGACGATCTTGCACCCTGGCAGCGGTGGGGCGGGCTGGCCATCGCGATTGCCGGTGTCGCGTGGATCGCCGCCCGCGCCCGCGCCCTCGATGCCGCCTCGATGGGCGAGGATGAGTCCCGGTCGGCGGGCGTGCCGCTCGAGCGGCTCCGCCTCGAGATGGTGCTGGTGGCGGGGGTGCTGACGGCCGTCGCGGTGCTGCTCGCGGGCCCGATCGCCTTCCTGGGCCTGGTTTGCCCGCATCTGGCCCGCCTCACGCTGGGCCCGAGGCACCTGCCCCTGGTGATCGGCGCCGCGGCCGCGGGGGCCACGCTCATGCTGCTGGCCGATGCGGGCTCGCGGGCGCTGCCGCTGCAGGCCGGTCGCCTGCCGACGGGCGTGGTCGTCGCCGTGCTGGCGGCGCCCGCCTTAGTGCTCATCCTGAGGGCCGAGGCGACGCGGCCCGGCTGA
- a CDS encoding PH domain-containing protein, which yields MDERSSNEPVKNEPAGRVSDPPPDAPVDRAAAAGLPPDFGPEQRVLWLRPAMFRAKPFSFMGLSLVLLASVVGAVVLAFETRTFWLNALLVVCGLAFLAAGITLLVWWIHTMGASLEVTTKRTTERRGLFSRATSEVLHDNIRNIQVDQSFIQRIFDVGAIGISSSGQDGIEVSMKHIRDPHGVRGTIDKYRPL from the coding sequence ATGGACGAGCGATCCAGCAACGAGCCGGTGAAGAACGAGCCGGCGGGGCGCGTGAGCGATCCGCCGCCGGACGCGCCGGTCGATCGCGCCGCCGCCGCGGGCCTGCCGCCCGATTTCGGGCCCGAGCAGCGTGTGCTCTGGCTGCGGCCGGCGATGTTCCGGGCCAAGCCCTTCTCCTTCATGGGCCTGTCGCTGGTCCTGCTGGCATCGGTGGTGGGGGCGGTGGTCCTGGCGTTCGAGACCCGGACCTTCTGGCTCAATGCGCTGCTCGTTGTCTGCGGCCTGGCCTTCCTGGCCGCCGGCATCACGCTGCTGGTGTGGTGGATCCACACGATGGGCGCGTCCCTGGAGGTCACCACCAAGCGGACCACCGAGCGGCGGGGCCTGTTCAGCCGCGCCACCAGCGAGGTGCTGCACGACAACATCCGCAACATTCAGGTCGACCAGAGCTTCATCCAGCGGATCTTCGACGTCGGGGCCATCGGCATCTCGAGTTCGGGCCAGGACGGCATCGAGGTGTCGATGAAGCACATCCGCGACCCGCACGGCGTCCGCGGGACCATCGACAAGTACCGCCCGCTCTAG
- a CDS encoding DNA-directed RNA polymerase subunit alpha, translating to MRVRWRGLELPTRVVADAKTKAPDFGRFTVEPFERGFGTTIGNSLRRILLGSIEGAAVTAVKIKGAEHEFTTLSGVLEDVTDIVLNVKNLVLRLEGDEPRVMHLAAQGPGEVTADLIEADTNITIVNKDLVLATLTSEIDFEMELHVAKGRGYVPATEHLSRRDEQEIGLIPVDSIFSPVHRVRYHVEDTRVGQLTNYDKLGMDIWTDGTVTPEMALVEAAKILRKHLNPFVQYFELGEQRVSEEAAAAAGVDEELIRKLNMPLSELELSVRASNCLETARIDTVGQLVLQTEQDLLKLRSFGRTSLREVKKKLTDLGLELGMELPDGYTAEVAAT from the coding sequence ATGCGCGTTCGCTGGCGTGGCCTGGAACTCCCCACTCGTGTTGTCGCCGATGCCAAGACCAAGGCGCCCGACTTCGGCCGCTTCACGGTCGAGCCCTTCGAGCGTGGCTTCGGCACCACCATCGGCAACAGCCTCCGCCGCATCCTGCTGGGCTCCATCGAGGGCGCCGCGGTGACGGCCGTCAAGATCAAGGGTGCCGAGCACGAGTTCACGACGCTGTCGGGGGTGCTCGAGGACGTCACCGACATCGTGCTGAACGTCAAGAACCTCGTGCTGCGGCTCGAGGGCGACGAGCCCCGCGTCATGCACCTGGCGGCGCAGGGCCCCGGCGAGGTGACGGCCGACCTGATCGAGGCTGACACCAACATCACCATCGTCAACAAGGACCTGGTGCTCGCGACGCTGACCAGCGAGATCGACTTCGAGATGGAACTGCACGTCGCCAAGGGCCGCGGCTACGTGCCGGCGACCGAGCACCTGTCCCGCCGCGACGAGCAGGAGATCGGGCTGATCCCCGTCGACTCGATCTTCAGCCCCGTGCACCGCGTCCGGTACCACGTCGAGGACACCCGCGTGGGCCAGTTGACCAACTACGACAAGCTGGGCATGGACATCTGGACCGACGGCACGGTGACGCCCGAGATGGCGCTCGTCGAGGCCGCCAAGATCCTCCGCAAGCACCTCAATCCCTTCGTGCAGTACTTCGAGCTGGGCGAGCAGCGCGTCAGCGAGGAGGCCGCGGCCGCCGCGGGCGTCGACGAGGAACTCATCCGCAAGCTCAACATGCCCCTCAGCGAGCTGGAGCTGTCCGTCCGGGCCAGCAACTGCCTGGAGACCGCCCGCATCGACACCGTCGGCCAGCTGGTGCTCCAGACCGAGCAGGACCTGCTCAAGCTCCGCTCCTTCGGCCGCACCAGCCTCCGCGAGGTCAAGAAGAAGCTCACCGATCTGGGCCTCGAGCTGGGCATGGAGCTGCCCGACGGCTACACCGCCGAGGTCGCGGCCACCTGA
- a CDS encoding bL17 family ribosomal protein produces the protein MRHRKAGFKLGRTRTHRTAMLRNMAASLFEHGQIVTSVPKAKALQPFVEKIITKAKKGDLHSRRQVVAMLGRDRRAFDWLYVSKNAEEDERNRVQDLRERAEKFFDVPESDQVERNRYGEIRKAPRLVRHIFENVAPRFEDRPGGYTRIIRIGYHRLGDATEMCVIQFVGAEEGPEIGGNPSRRRRQADKRAAYNAQLRKARGGDERAAATVAEDAPEPTEPASDESNSSEEKSE, from the coding sequence ATGAGACACCGCAAGGCGGGCTTCAAGCTTGGTCGCACCCGCACGCACCGCACGGCGATGCTGCGGAACATGGCCGCCTCGCTCTTCGAGCACGGCCAGATCGTGACTAGCGTGCCCAAGGCCAAGGCGCTCCAGCCCTTCGTCGAAAAGATCATCACCAAGGCCAAGAAGGGCGACCTGCACAGCCGCCGCCAGGTCGTCGCCATGCTCGGTCGCGACCGCCGCGCCTTCGACTGGCTCTACGTCTCCAAGAACGCCGAGGAGGACGAGCGCAACCGCGTGCAGGATCTGCGGGAGCGGGCCGAGAAGTTCTTCGACGTGCCCGAGAGCGACCAGGTCGAGCGCAACCGCTACGGCGAGATCCGCAAGGCGCCGCGGCTCGTCCGCCACATCTTCGAGAACGTGGCGCCGCGCTTCGAGGATCGCCCGGGCGGCTACACCCGCATCATCCGCATCGGCTACCACCGGCTGGGCGACGCGACCGAGATGTGCGTGATCCAGTTCGTCGGGGCCGAGGAGGGCCCGGAGATCGGCGGCAACCCCAGCCGCCGCCGCCGCCAGGCCGACAAGCGGGCCGCCTACAACGCCCAGCTTCGCAAGGCCCGCGGCGGGGATGAGAGGGCCGCGGCCACCGTCGCCGAGGACGCTCCGGAGCCCACCGAGCCGGCGTCCGACGAGTCGAATTCGTCGGAAGAGAAGAGCGAGTAA
- a CDS encoding fasciclin domain-containing protein, translating to MFLSTLSSKTAALGIAAGLALGTTAMAQCGYSTASAKDSCESYASDCSGETTATITLASTTADHHKQDIVATAKAAGSFGTLLAAAEAAGLVDALKAKGPLTVFAPTDEAFAKLGNSTIQSLLKPENRDTLTAILTYHVVSGRFDAERVIASNDATTLNGQQIDFQVRDGKVMVDNATVVSANVEASNGVIHVIDSVILPESKNLVEVAQSAGSFTILAQAVQAAGLAGVLTGDDAYTVFAPTDEAFRKLPAGTLETLLKPENRDQLVAILTYHVVPGRVYARDAVNAQRAETAQGGTVRIDIADGRLQVNDAGIVATDIEASNGVIHVIDSVILPQ from the coding sequence ATGTTCCTCAGCACCCTCAGCAGCAAGACCGCCGCCCTCGGCATCGCCGCCGGCCTGGCCCTCGGCACCACCGCCATGGCCCAGTGCGGCTACTCGACGGCGAGCGCCAAGGACTCGTGCGAGAGCTACGCCTCGGACTGCTCGGGCGAGACCACCGCGACCATCACCCTGGCCTCGACCACCGCCGACCACCACAAGCAGGACATCGTCGCGACGGCGAAGGCCGCCGGCAGCTTCGGCACGCTGCTCGCCGCCGCCGAGGCCGCCGGCCTGGTCGACGCCCTCAAGGCCAAGGGCCCGCTGACCGTCTTTGCCCCGACGGATGAGGCCTTCGCCAAGCTGGGCAACAGCACCATCCAGTCGCTGCTGAAGCCCGAGAACCGCGACACGCTCACCGCCATCCTGACCTACCACGTCGTTTCGGGCCGCTTCGACGCCGAGCGGGTCATCGCGTCCAACGACGCCACCACGCTCAACGGCCAGCAGATCGACTTCCAGGTCCGCGATGGCAAGGTCATGGTCGACAACGCCACCGTCGTGAGCGCCAACGTCGAGGCCAGCAACGGCGTCATCCACGTCATCGACTCGGTCATCCTGCCCGAGAGCAAGAACCTCGTCGAGGTTGCGCAGAGCGCCGGCAGCTTCACCATCCTCGCCCAGGCCGTGCAGGCCGCCGGCCTCGCCGGCGTGCTCACCGGCGACGACGCCTACACCGTCTTCGCGCCCACCGACGAGGCGTTCCGCAAGCTGCCCGCCGGCACGCTCGAGACGCTGCTCAAGCCCGAGAATCGCGACCAGCTCGTCGCGATCCTGACCTACCACGTCGTGCCGGGCCGCGTGTACGCCCGCGATGCCGTCAACGCCCAGCGGGCCGAAACCGCCCAGGGCGGGACGGTCCGCATCGACATCGCCGACGGCCGTCTCCAGGTCAACGACGCGGGCATCGTGGCGACCGATATCGAGGCCAGCAACGGCGTGATCCATGTCATCGACTCGGTCATCCTCCCGCAGTAG
- the atpC gene encoding ATP synthase F1 subunit epsilon — MTLTCKLITPDGVLSDGEVSYASIPAFDGQFGVLPGRAPIVAKLGLGLLALQMPNKSRAVYLVEDGFVQVSGGTIRVLASSAKTPAELSEQDAKAELAEAEARRVPADHPDPVAEQERITRQMERAKLQLKLIREREK; from the coding sequence ATGACCCTGACCTGCAAGCTGATCACCCCCGATGGCGTGCTGTCCGACGGCGAGGTGAGCTACGCGTCGATCCCGGCCTTCGACGGCCAGTTCGGCGTGCTGCCGGGGCGGGCGCCGATCGTCGCCAAGCTGGGGCTCGGGCTGCTGGCGCTGCAGATGCCCAACAAGTCCAGGGCGGTCTACCTGGTGGAGGACGGCTTCGTGCAGGTCTCGGGCGGCACCATCCGCGTGCTGGCCAGCAGCGCCAAGACGCCGGCCGAGCTGAGCGAGCAGGACGCCAAGGCCGAGCTGGCCGAGGCCGAGGCCCGCCGCGTGCCCGCCGACCATCCCGATCCGGTCGCCGAGCAGGAGCGGATCACGCGGCAGATGGAGCGGGCAAAGCTGCAGCTGAAGCTGATTCGCGAGCGGGAGAAGTAG
- a CDS encoding putative metalloprotease CJM1_0395 family protein has product MRVDSTANPIAAAPAPGVGRPAATRRAEEAAPIERGSEARSPGGQRLDDSQQREVRELESTDQRVRRHEEAHRAAAGPLFRGGPFYKFRTGPDGKKYAVAGSVKIDTSPARTPEETVQKAAQIRRAALAPADPSSTDRAIAAKAARMESAARQAMVQEQLEQATEGRRAQADRDVPDSIRAADDDGTEATLTAPDAGDGGLAIVERGLTPGDLGAEVWASQSDLRSPAERLDELRRSGGVDVLA; this is encoded by the coding sequence ATGCGTGTCGATTCCACGGCCAACCCGATCGCAGCCGCACCCGCGCCGGGGGTGGGCCGGCCCGCAGCCACGAGGCGGGCCGAGGAGGCCGCACCGATCGAGCGTGGGTCCGAAGCCCGCTCGCCCGGCGGCCAGCGGCTAGACGACTCCCAGCAGCGCGAGGTCCGCGAGCTCGAGAGCACCGACCAGCGGGTCCGGCGGCACGAGGAGGCGCACCGAGCGGCGGCGGGTCCGTTGTTCCGGGGCGGGCCCTTCTACAAGTTCCGCACGGGGCCGGATGGCAAGAAGTATGCCGTTGCGGGCTCGGTGAAGATCGACACCTCGCCCGCGCGGACGCCCGAGGAGACGGTGCAGAAGGCCGCCCAGATCCGCCGCGCCGCGCTCGCACCGGCCGATCCCTCGAGCACCGATCGTGCCATCGCGGCCAAGGCGGCGCGGATGGAGTCCGCCGCACGCCAGGCCATGGTGCAGGAGCAGCTCGAGCAGGCTACCGAGGGCCGCCGGGCGCAGGCCGATCGGGACGTGCCCGATTCGATTCGGGCCGCGGACGACGACGGCACCGAGGCGACGCTCACCGCCCCGGACGCCGGCGACGGGGGCCTGGCGATCGTGGAGCGCGGGCTCACGCCGGGCGACCTGGGCGCCGAAGTCTGGGCCTCGCAGTCCGACCTGCGGAGCCCGGCCGAGCGCCTCGACGAGCTGCGCCGCAGCGGCGGCGTCGACGTGCTGGCCTAG
- the pheS gene encoding phenylalanine--tRNA ligase subunit alpha, which produces MLDQLDTLERDALAEIGSVADADALERWRIGYLGTKGRLKAAMGLMKDVAKADKPRAGQRANEVKTALESAFEAKKGELAGGGGGGARPIVDLTEPGLVRSYAVGRQHILSKVRAELVEVCARLGFAVADGPELEDDEHNFVKLNIPPDHPARDPIDNFYVDDPATTQTPRMLRSQTSTVQIRTMERAVKEGWGPPLKVISPGRVYRPDTVDATHSFMFHQLEGLYVDEGVSMVDLKTTLLQFAEAYFGPGAQIRLRPSFFPFTEPSAEFDMMIALRPGDEPQWIELGGCGMVDPNVLEACGIDPERWTGFAWGFGIERLAMGKYGIPDIRMLFENDLRFLRQF; this is translated from the coding sequence ATGCTCGACCAACTCGACACCCTCGAACGCGATGCGCTCGCCGAGATCGGTTCGGTGGCCGACGCCGACGCGCTGGAGCGGTGGCGCATCGGCTACCTCGGGACCAAGGGCCGGCTCAAGGCCGCGATGGGCCTGATGAAGGACGTGGCCAAGGCCGACAAGCCCCGCGCCGGGCAGCGGGCCAACGAGGTCAAGACCGCCCTCGAATCCGCCTTCGAGGCGAAGAAGGGCGAACTTGCCGGGGGCGGCGGCGGGGGTGCCAGGCCGATCGTGGACCTCACCGAGCCCGGGCTGGTGCGTTCCTACGCCGTCGGCCGCCAGCACATCCTCAGCAAGGTGCGCGCGGAGCTGGTCGAGGTGTGCGCGCGGCTGGGCTTCGCGGTCGCCGACGGCCCGGAACTCGAGGACGACGAGCACAACTTCGTCAAGCTCAACATCCCCCCGGACCACCCCGCCCGCGACCCGATCGACAACTTCTACGTCGACGACCCGGCGACGACGCAGACGCCGCGGATGCTCCGCAGCCAGACGTCCACGGTGCAGATCCGCACCATGGAGCGGGCCGTCAAGGAGGGCTGGGGCCCGCCGCTGAAGGTCATCTCGCCCGGCCGCGTGTACCGGCCCGACACGGTGGACGCGACGCACAGCTTCATGTTCCACCAGCTGGAGGGCCTGTACGTCGACGAGGGCGTGTCGATGGTGGACCTCAAGACCACGCTGCTGCAGTTCGCCGAGGCCTACTTCGGCCCCGGCGCCCAGATCCGGCTTCGGCCCAGCTTCTTCCCCTTCACCGAGCCCAGCGCCGAGTTCGACATGATGATCGCGCTCCGCCCGGGCGACGAGCCCCAATGGATCGAGCTCGGCGGGTGCGGCATGGTCGACCCCAACGTGCTGGAGGCCTGCGGCATCGACCCCGAACGCTGGACGGGCTTCGCCTGGGGCTTCGGCATCGAACGCCTCGCCATGGGCAAGTACGGCATCCCGGACATCCGCATGCTGTTCGAGAACGATCTGAGGTTCCTGCGGCAGTTCTAG
- the smpB gene encoding SsrA-binding protein SmpB, which yields MARKKGSRPVTIENRRARHEYEILETLEVGIALHGSEVKSVRDGRVSLGEGFVRAEEYPLRLELWQVNIAEYPPAAGRQHIPTRIRPLLAHKREIRRLLRATQEKGVTLVPLKMYFAGPWAKLEIGLAKGRGRVDKRHAIAEREMKRDMDRAMKSRLKGGKGAV from the coding sequence ATGGCCCGCAAGAAGGGCAGCCGGCCGGTCACCATCGAGAACCGCCGCGCCCGCCACGAGTACGAGATCCTCGAGACGCTCGAGGTCGGCATCGCGCTGCACGGCAGCGAGGTCAAGAGCGTCCGCGACGGCCGGGTCAGCCTGGGCGAGGGCTTCGTGCGGGCCGAGGAGTACCCGCTGCGGCTCGAACTCTGGCAGGTCAACATCGCCGAGTACCCGCCCGCCGCGGGCCGCCAGCACATCCCCACCCGCATCCGCCCGCTTCTGGCGCACAAGCGGGAGATCCGCCGGCTGCTCCGCGCAACCCAGGAGAAGGGCGTGACCCTAGTGCCGCTCAAGATGTACTTCGCGGGGCCTTGGGCCAAGCTGGAGATCGGGCTCGCCAAGGGCCGCGGCCGCGTCGACAAGCGGCACGCCATCGCCGAACGCGAGATGAAGCGGGACATGGACCGCGCGATGAAGAGCCGTCTGAAGGGCGGCAAGGGTGCCGTGTGA